From the Flavobacterium gyeonganense genome, the window TAAGTTCATCCCCTTATCTCTTACTCTTTTGTCTAAAGCAGCTAGTGGATTAATATCGCTAAAATAATCCGGAGACCAGTAATAAGTTCCATCGGCATTGTACACAGGACGATTTGGAGCAGTCCCTACTGCATATGTTGTAATGTCAAAAAAAGGAAGGTTATTATTATCTGTTGCAAAAATCACAGAAGCACCTACTTTTAGTTTTTTATCCAGTGTACTATGATTAATATTTAGGTTGGTTGAGAATTTATCATAACTAAAATCTCCTGGTACCACAGTAGTTTCTTTATGATAAGCACCGCTTACAAGAAAGTTGGTGGTATCGTTACCGCCTCTTAAGGAAGCAGAGAAATTATTAAAATTAGCCGTACCACCTATTAATTTTTTCTGCCAGTTATTATTTACATTAGGATCCCAGTCAGTAATAGCTATACCATTACTATCTACATCGGCAATATCTCCATTGTTATCTAATGCTGTTTGCAGCATATTTAAGTAAGCAGGAGTATCTAAAGTTTTAACCATGTGGGCGACCTCAGAAAATCCTGAATTTGTTGTAACCGTAAACTCTGTTTTTCCTGATTTTCCTTTTTTGGTGGTAATAAGTACAACTCCATTAGCTCCTCTTGAACCGTAAATTGCTGTCGCATCTGCATCTTTCAGGATTTCAATGCTTTCAATATCATTCGGATTAATTATATTCAGAGGACTTGTTGACTTTTGAGCCCCTCTGATTATGTTGTCTTCCTGAACTTGCTCCTTAATGTCGTTTCCAATGTATGGAACACCATCAACAATATAAAGAGGGAGGTTTTTTCCTTCAATGAAATTTCTTCCTCGAATGCTGATGTTCATGTCAGATCCGGCATATCCAGATGTCTGTGTAACAAAAACCCCCGGAGTCCTTCCTTGAAGGGTTTGTAAAATATTGGTCACTGGTTGTTTTTCAATGTCTTCAGCAGTAATTTTTACTACAGATCCTGTAGTTGTTCTTTTGGTAGTTGTCCCATAACCAATTACTACAATTTCATCCAGTTTAGCTAAATCCGGCTGCATTTTGATGGTAACAGTAGTTTGGTTTTCGACTGTAACATCTTGTGTTTTATATCCTAAGTATGATATTCTGAGTACATGTTTTCCTGATGGTAATTCGATAGTAAATTGTCCATCAAAATCAGAAACACCATGTTTATTGCTGCCTACAAGCAAAACACTCACACCTGGTAATGGAAACCCGTTTTCATCTAAAACTTTCCCGCTTAGGTAATAATTGGCTTCGGCTTTGTCTTCCTTTTTTATTTCTGCTTTTGCGCTTTCTTTTTTATAAACAATAACATTTTGATCTACTTGTTTATAAACCAGATTACTGCCCTGAAATACAGTATTTAAAATCTCGCTAACTGACCTTCTTCCTTTAGGTGTACTAATTTTAGGGAAATTGTTAATAAGCTGTGGCTGATAAGCGAACAGTAATCCTGTTTTATTTTCAATAGTTTTAAACAGGGTTTTAATATCCTGATTGTGAAGTTCAATATCAACAGATATCGTTTCTAAACTCTGACCACTCATTTCATTTGCAAATACCATAGGAGTACCGCACGTGAGTAAAAAAATGTGGAATAAACTGATGCGCATGATCATAATAGTTTTTTTTGAAAGCCCGAACAAAGAATTGTTCTTTTCACTTTCAAACATGGTTGTTTTACAGCGTAATTTCATAAATTTGCTTGTTTTTAATGGTTACTGGTTTTAATTATTAAAAATTTTGGGCCATCTGGTGTAGGAGCTGGATGGCTTTTTTTTATTCTTATAGCTTGGTTTTTAAGGTTAGTATTTATTTTTAAAGCTTTCTAAAGTAGGAGGTTTAGTCAGCCTTTTTCTTTTTTAATTATTCGCAGCCTTTTCCATCCAGAATGATGGTTCCGGTTTTGTTGTAACGATATTCTGTTTCAATAACACTCGAAATTACTTTGAGGACATGATCCAGATCTTCATCATTAAGGAAACTTGCGGTTATCCTGCAATTCCTGATTTTTTCATTCGATAATAAAATCTGTACTTTGTATTTCTGCGAAATTAAAGCAACAGCTTCTTCCATATTAATGTCGTCCAGAATCAGGTAGTTGCTTTTCCATTTGGTCACAACGGCTGCACTAGTTGTATTCTGCTCAAAATTCAGTGTGTTTTTGTTCACCTTAATCTGCTGATTTGGAGTAATCACGCCATATATTTTTTCTGCATCTCCAACCTGAACCTTACCTCTGGATACCGTAACTTCTATGTTTTTAGAAGAATCAAAAGCATTAATATTAAATGCAGTACCTAAAACTTTCGTCTGTACCTTACCGGTATGTACGATGAAAGGCTTCTTTTCGTTTCTTTTGATGTCAAAAAAAGCTTCCCCGGTGAGGGTTACTTCACGCGTTTTGTTACCAAAAGAATTCTGTTCATATTTTAAGGTACTATTGTCGTTCAGTATAACCGTACTTCCATCCGGCAGACGAACCAATTGTTTTCCGCTAAAGTCTACCGAAGTATTTTCTGCAATTACAGGCAGTTCAGTAATTGGAATAGCATTTTCTGTTTTTGGTTTAAAAAATAAGCTGTTGCCAATCGCGATTAAAGCAATGATACTCGCTGCAGCGAAGAGCAGGCGCACGACCACCTTTTTATTTCTTCTTTTCGGCTCTAATAAAACCACTTTTTGGCTATTCTCTGAATCTGACAAAATCCTGTTGAGTATATAATCGCTCTTTTCCTTGTCTAATAATTCTGAAGAAGGATTTTCCCTAAGCATCAAATCAATTTTTTCTTTTAAGAAGTCGTCATGAGAATTCTGCCGGATCATTTCCATCAATTTCTGCTCATCAGAAACCGACAATTCATTTTTCAGATAGCTTTCAAATAATTCTTCGAATTTTTTTTGCTGCATGTCCTGTAAATTAAGTTAGTGCTTATTTAAAATTTGAGGTTATTTTTTTAGTATACTAAAAGTAGGGGGCAATACCTGTTTTTAGCATGTTTTTATTATAAAGACAGTTAAAAAAAGGGGAGGGAGTAGTTAAAAGTAAAAAAAAAGTAAAAAAATGGTAAAAAAATAGCAAAGGATGCCTTTTTGAAAGAAATTTTTTAAAGCCAGCTCTTTAAAAACAGAAGGAGAGACATGAACATATTCATGTACGGACTGATCTTATGGCGTATGAATTTTAGAGCCTGAGCCATGTGTTTTTTTACAGTTTCTGTAGAAATGCCTAAGTCTTCACCAATTTTCTGATGGCTCAAACCTTCCCATTTTGCCATTTTATAGATTTTTTGCTGCTGAGGGGGCAGCTGTTGTACTATTTTATTCAGGATTATATTGTACTGATCGTCTTTTATACCGTGATCTGTATCGCTTAATGTATCATTCGAAGTGATTTCTGTCATTAGGGTACTTTCACGGGCAATTTTTTTGATTGTATTGAATATATGATTTCGTGAAATGATGAAAAGATAATTTTCAAAACTATCAATTTCTCCTAAATTCTGATGACTGAGCCATATTTTCAAAAAGACGTCCTGAACAGCTTCTTCAGACTGAATAACAGATTTGGTTATTCTTAATGCCGTTGCATAGACAATATGTTTATATTGATTGTATAACGCTGTAAACGCCAATTCACTTCCCTGAGATAGCTCAAGAAGAAGTTTCTTTTGATCTGAACTGGAATTTGATGGCATGGTATTTAATTGTTTCGAATTGGCAATATTATTTATTTTTTTTGAAAGCTATACAGTTTATCCGAAATTATGGTGTAAAAATATCACTTTGACAATCTAGCCTCTCAATATTGAAATATCAAAAAAATAATTCCCTTAGTTTTGCGGAAGGCTTAATATAAGTAAAAAAACAGTATTACGATATTGTAGGTTAAAACTTCTATTTTTTAAGGATATTGTATTTTGGAATAAAAAATAAAAGCTTTTTTAACAAAAACTCATAAGATTATAACGCTCTAATCAAAAAAACATGTAAGTGTTCCATATTAATATGATACGATTTTTAAAAAATAGATTTCAAATGCAACTAAAACTTAAGGTTAAATTTATATTGTATGATTATTTTTGAAGTAAAATTTAAAGACAGTTTTTGACTACAATATTGATTGATTCCTTAGATTTGTATGAAGCATTATAAAAAGTTGTATCATGCCAATAATTGAACAATCAGAATATAATTTACCTCCTGTTGTCCATCGCAACCGACACATTTCTACTATTTATGCCGCTTTGTTCAAAAAGTTTGAAGTTCCAGCATATACAAGGGTAAAACATGAACTGAATGACGGAGATTTTATCAATATCGATTTTGTTATCAATAACGCTAAAAAAGCAGTTATTCTATGTCATGGTTTAGAAGGTGATTCACGCAGGACTTATAATAACAGCTGTTCGGCTTACTTTCAGCAAAAAGGATTTTCAGTTTTCGCATGGAATAACCGTACTTGTGGAGGAGAAATGAACCGTCTTCCCAGACTTTATCATCATGGTGCAGTTGATGACCTTGATGAGGTGGTTCAGTTTGTTTTAAAAAAAGGATTCAAAGAAGTTTATCTAATTGGCTATTCGATGGGAGGAGTTCAGCTTTTGAACTATTTGGGCTGGACAAAAATTGATGAGCGCATAAAAGCAGCTGTTTCGATTTCGGTACCCACTCATATTGCAACAAGTGCTGCTGTTCTTAAACAAGGTTTTAACAGGGTTTATCTAAAGAATTTTACAATAGATATTAAAAGAAAGCTTAAATA encodes:
- a CDS encoding RNA polymerase sigma factor, whose product is MPSNSSSDQKKLLLELSQGSELAFTALYNQYKHIVYATALRITKSVIQSEEAVQDVFLKIWLSHQNLGEIDSFENYLFIISRNHIFNTIKKIARESTLMTEITSNDTLSDTDHGIKDDQYNIILNKIVQQLPPQQQKIYKMAKWEGLSHQKIGEDLGISTETVKKHMAQALKFIRHKISPYMNMFMSLLLFLKSWL
- a CDS encoding YheT family hydrolase — translated: MPIIEQSEYNLPPVVHRNRHISTIYAALFKKFEVPAYTRVKHELNDGDFINIDFVINNAKKAVILCHGLEGDSRRTYNNSCSAYFQQKGFSVFAWNNRTCGGEMNRLPRLYHHGAVDDLDEVVQFVLKKGFKEVYLIGYSMGGVQLLNYLGWTKIDERIKAAVSISVPTHIATSAAVLKQGFNRVYLKNFTIDIKRKLKYKAAQFPDFINTDQIDKISSFDEVDQYFTAPLHGFASRDEYYERVSPEFSLKDITTPVLIINSLDDPFLGERCYPRAIAKNSKYVYLETPKYGGHCAFPMRNSTYSYAEKRAYEFFESLSLQIFQA
- a CDS encoding FecR family protein: MQQKKFEELFESYLKNELSVSDEQKLMEMIRQNSHDDFLKEKIDLMLRENPSSELLDKEKSDYILNRILSDSENSQKVVLLEPKRRNKKVVVRLLFAAASIIALIAIGNSLFFKPKTENAIPITELPVIAENTSVDFSGKQLVRLPDGSTVILNDNSTLKYEQNSFGNKTREVTLTGEAFFDIKRNEKKPFIVHTGKVQTKVLGTAFNINAFDSSKNIEVTVSRGKVQVGDAEKIYGVITPNQQIKVNKNTLNFEQNTTSAAVVTKWKSNYLILDDINMEEAVALISQKYKVQILLSNEKIRNCRITASFLNDEDLDHVLKVISSVIETEYRYNKTGTIILDGKGCE
- a CDS encoding TonB-dependent receptor, which codes for MKLRCKTTMFESEKNNSLFGLSKKTIMIMRISLFHIFLLTCGTPMVFANEMSGQSLETISVDIELHNQDIKTLFKTIENKTGLLFAYQPQLINNFPKISTPKGRRSVSEILNTVFQGSNLVYKQVDQNVIVYKKESAKAEIKKEDKAEANYYLSGKVLDENGFPLPGVSVLLVGSNKHGVSDFDGQFTIELPSGKHVLRISYLGYKTQDVTVENQTTVTIKMQPDLAKLDEIVVIGYGTTTKRTTTGSVVKITAEDIEKQPVTNILQTLQGRTPGVFVTQTSGYAGSDMNISIRGRNFIEGKNLPLYIVDGVPYIGNDIKEQVQEDNIIRGAQKSTSPLNIINPNDIESIEILKDADATAIYGSRGANGVVLITTKKGKSGKTEFTVTTNSGFSEVAHMVKTLDTPAYLNMLQTALDNNGDIADVDSNGIAITDWDPNVNNNWQKKLIGGTANFNNFSASLRGGNDTTNFLVSGAYHKETTVVPGDFSYDKFSTNLNINHSTLDKKLKVGASVIFATDNNNLPFFDITTYAVGTAPNRPVYNADGTYYWSPDYFSDINPLAALDKRVRDKGMNLITSLNLQYDIAKGFSFKTDLGYGRAQMQTSQTMPGSAVNHVYAEANGSNVNFQRSYTVSTNNTNNFTVEPQLNYTTNLWKGNLSVLIGGSWQNRKSEMPSYVSSNGYSADNLIGNIAAAETVSVSNGSSEYKYISLFSRVNYNIQNKYILNANFRRDGSSRFGANNRFGNFGSIGAGWIFTEESFLKDQTLLSFGKLRSSYGEIGSDDIPDYGYADTFDTRTYGDGNTSMAATRISNPNIKWGTTRKFEAALDLSFIKDRISFTAAYYKNTSIDQLVNYTLSAQAGFTTYTANLPAEVENKGWEFTLATTNIRNKNFNWSTSFNISTNSNKLARFDGIEFTSYYSQYVVGNPLSSRYVYNFTGVNADGISQFEDVNGDGRISRGFAETGRGDRKYYGPTYPKYYGGISNTISYKAFTLDFLFQFVKQEGTTLMTSTGAQPGYPYSTANFQVNEYNDYIAQGNVLSSGFQNSFFNYMDSNASIIDASYIKLKNVSATYQVPLNEGTKKYLQSIRLSLQGQNLVTFTSYRGLDPETQGLALPPMRTITFGTQFTF